In Culicoidibacter larvae, a single genomic region encodes these proteins:
- a CDS encoding MSCRAMM family protein translates to MKRFGKGLLAFVSLMMVVMIAGGIVVQADVMFTLPWRISNPDFEEVDFSGAANAGAPGIYYVHQNKVTGWSTASPTDLIEVWQDPNGKGVPAYSGQNFIELNAKDNYPIYQDIQTIPGTTLQWGFAHRGRDGVDEAGLLMGAPGNLQLIATADDGNDAWGYYTGTYVVPPGQTVTRLTFLAISTASGSITNGNFLDAVTLTIDVPGSQIGDYVWYDTNGDGVQQRDEPPAVGITVDLLNSNGNVVASTQTNDLGGYLFDDVAFGTYNIQVHLPLNGTYQYGFTKQLAGDDSTHNSHVDAAGMIYGVQSTLNGYYVDNDAGTITYSNAVIEKIDGDNQTPVAGAVFDITDNFGEVITQVTTDAQGKATIGSLATGTYHATEVAVADKYQLLTEPIDFTIGFESNESVIVTITNYLKRGSLEVVKVDDIDNNKLLAGAEFQVSDVSGDVIATAISNNSGLANFNNLLPGDYILVETKSPNGYQLNSKALNFTIPENPNGAVVITVENSKLVLPATGVNNDVFLSVGILISGGSLLALFLLRRR, encoded by the coding sequence ATGAAGAGGTTTGGGAAGGGATTGTTAGCGTTTGTTTCGTTGATGATGGTAGTTATGATTGCCGGTGGAATTGTAGTGCAAGCAGATGTTATGTTTACTTTGCCGTGGCGAATTAGCAATCCAGATTTTGAAGAAGTTGACTTTAGTGGAGCTGCTAATGCCGGAGCACCAGGAATTTATTATGTACATCAAAATAAAGTAACTGGTTGGAGTACAGCAAGTCCGACTGATTTGATTGAGGTTTGGCAAGATCCAAATGGTAAGGGGGTTCCGGCCTATTCAGGGCAGAATTTCATTGAGTTGAATGCAAAAGATAACTATCCGATTTATCAGGATATACAAACTATTCCCGGGACAACTTTGCAATGGGGCTTTGCCCATCGTGGCCGGGATGGGGTTGATGAAGCTGGGTTATTGATGGGGGCACCGGGAAATTTACAGTTGATTGCTACTGCTGATGATGGAAATGATGCCTGGGGTTATTATACCGGAACTTATGTGGTGCCACCGGGACAAACAGTAACAAGGTTGACTTTTTTGGCAATTTCAACTGCAAGCGGCTCGATAACTAATGGTAACTTTCTTGATGCGGTGACTTTAACTATAGATGTTCCAGGTTCGCAAATTGGTGATTATGTTTGGTATGATACTAATGGAGATGGTGTTCAACAGCGTGATGAACCACCGGCAGTGGGTATTACAGTTGATTTGTTGAATAGTAACGGTAATGTTGTTGCTTCCACCCAAACTAATGATCTGGGTGGCTACTTATTTGACGATGTGGCTTTTGGTACTTACAATATTCAGGTGCATTTGCCATTAAACGGCACCTATCAATACGGATTTACTAAACAGTTGGCTGGCGATGATTCGACGCATAATTCGCATGTTGATGCTGCGGGAATGATTTATGGTGTGCAGAGTACTTTAAATGGCTATTATGTAGATAATGACGCCGGAACAATTACCTATAGTAATGCTGTTATTGAAAAAATTGATGGTGACAACCAGACACCAGTTGCCGGGGCGGTCTTTGATATCACTGATAATTTTGGAGAAGTAATAACTCAAGTTACAACAGATGCCCAAGGGAAAGCAACTATTGGCAGTTTAGCAACTGGTACATATCATGCAACTGAAGTTGCCGTTGCTGATAAGTATCAGTTGCTGACTGAGCCAATTGATTTTACAATTGGTTTTGAGAGTAATGAATCAGTTATTGTTACTATAACGAATTATTTAAAACGTGGTTCGCTTGAAGTGGTTAAAGTTGATGATATTGATAATAATAAGCTTCTAGCTGGCGCTGAATTTCAAGTTAGTGATGTGAGTGGTGATGTTATAGCTACTGCGATTAGCAATAACAGTGGTCTTGCTAATTTCAATAACTTGTTGCCGGGCGACTATATTTTGGTGGAAACTAAGAGTCCGAACGGGTATCAGTTGAATTCAAAAGCACTCAATTTTACTATCCCTGAGAATCCGAATGGGGCAGTGGTCATTACTGTTGAAAATAGCAAGTTGGTACTGCCAGCGACTGGCGTGAATAACGATGTGTTTTTGAGTGTTGGAATTTTGATATCAGGTGGAAGTTTGTTGGCTTTGTTTCTGTTGCGAAGAAGATAA
- a CDS encoding aminoglycoside adenylyltransferase domain-containing protein: protein MMTKPMLKSMENFLTFFTGVHQQHLGDNLGCVALYGSIANSAYIDGVSDIDFVVFTKVALSDADMKQLYAALQEHPFYRKLDGMYLLAADAGKMNEALVRYYYLDRGQLEFGYWDVNAVTWWSLVHGGIVLFGTLPDIEISWEQVIKTMQYNIDKYWLPKVNKPWNFYSDEDFEFAMATVCRIYVTIREARIVPKVEAMQIVAKLHPQYAALISQAIALREQTIKPRNYYSRVMRMREAMVVLKKIIGDCQNLLAEQV from the coding sequence ATGATGACTAAACCAATGCTTAAGTCGATGGAAAATTTTCTAACTTTTTTCACTGGGGTGCATCAGCAACATTTAGGTGATAATTTGGGTTGTGTTGCTTTGTACGGATCAATTGCTAATAGTGCATATATTGATGGTGTTAGTGATATTGACTTTGTAGTTTTTACTAAGGTAGCGCTGAGTGATGCGGATATGAAACAGTTATATGCGGCGTTGCAAGAGCATCCGTTTTACCGGAAGTTGGATGGGATGTATTTGCTGGCAGCTGATGCCGGGAAGATGAATGAGGCGTTGGTGCGGTATTACTATCTTGATCGCGGTCAGTTGGAGTTTGGGTATTGGGATGTTAATGCGGTGACTTGGTGGAGTTTGGTGCACGGCGGTATTGTTTTGTTTGGAACTTTGCCGGATATTGAGATTAGTTGGGAACAAGTTATTAAGACGATGCAATATAATATTGATAAGTACTGGTTGCCTAAAGTAAATAAGCCGTGGAATTTTTATAGTGATGAGGATTTTGAGTTTGCGATGGCAACGGTTTGCCGGATTTATGTGACGATTCGCGAAGCGCGAATTGTGCCTAAAGTTGAGGCAATGCAAATTGTTGCAAAGCTGCATCCGCAGTATGCAGCGTTGATTAGCCAGGCTATTGCGTTGCGGGAGCAGACGATTAAGCCGCGTAATTATTACAGTCGGGTGATGCGGATGCGTGAGGCGATGGTAGTGCTTAAAAAGATTATTGGTGATTGTCAGAATTTATTGGCAGAGCAAGTCTGA
- the rpsO gene encoding 30S ribosomal protein S15, whose translation MAVTKERKQQIIEEYATKPGDTGSPEVQIALLTENINNLNDHLKTHIHDHHSRRGLLQMVGDRRGLLNYLKKKDVRRYSALLERLGLRR comes from the coding sequence ATGGCTGTTACTAAAGAACGTAAACAACAAATTATTGAAGAATACGCAACAAAACCAGGAGATACTGGTTCACCGGAAGTGCAAATCGCGCTTTTAACTGAAAACATCAATAATTTAAATGATCACTTGAAAACACATATTCATGATCACCATTCACGTCGTGGATTATTACAAATGGTTGGGGACCGTCGTGGTTTATTGAACTATTTGAAGAAAAAAGACGTACGTCGTTATAGTGCGTTATTAGAACGTTTAGGACTTCGTCGTTAA
- a CDS encoding bifunctional riboflavin kinase/FAD synthetase: MEIIHITKENLATAIFQQPVAAAFGFFDGLHLGHKALIDATKTYAEENGVKSAVITFDPSPSLVLKKFSDRREITPMNEKQRLLEQWNIDVLFIIDFNEHVAAIDHEVFLEQLIASIDLVHLVVGFDFHYGHKGAGDVHSLQEYSKTHNQFSLTVIDEQNFNGEKISSSAIRDAITDGQMEAVVPLLGRSYCISGVVVHGFKRGRTIGFPTANIPLDSYVMPKFGVYVTHFYIDDKIYRGITNVGLTPTFAEDIPALTETFIFDFNDEIYDKLATVEFLHYIRPELKFDSVDELIDRMNDDAEYARKYFAK; encoded by the coding sequence ATGGAGATTATTCATATTACCAAAGAAAATTTGGCAACAGCTATTTTTCAGCAACCGGTTGCTGCGGCATTTGGTTTTTTTGATGGCTTGCATCTAGGTCATAAGGCTTTAATTGATGCTACTAAAACGTATGCTGAGGAAAATGGTGTGAAAAGTGCAGTGATTACTTTTGACCCTTCACCAAGTTTAGTGTTGAAGAAGTTTAGTGACCGGCGTGAGATTACACCAATGAATGAGAAGCAACGCTTGTTGGAGCAATGGAATATTGATGTTTTGTTTATTATTGATTTTAATGAGCATGTTGCAGCAATTGACCATGAAGTATTTTTGGAACAGTTGATTGCCAGTATTGACTTGGTACATCTTGTTGTTGGATTTGATTTTCATTATGGTCATAAAGGGGCTGGTGATGTTCATTCATTGCAGGAATACAGCAAGACTCATAATCAATTTTCTTTGACAGTTATCGACGAGCAGAATTTTAATGGTGAAAAGATTAGTTCAAGTGCAATTCGTGATGCTATTACGGATGGACAAATGGAAGCAGTTGTTCCTTTGCTGGGACGCTCTTATTGTATTAGCGGTGTGGTAGTTCATGGATTTAAACGTGGTCGGACAATTGGCTTTCCAACCGCAAATATTCCTTTGGATAGTTATGTCATGCCCAAATTTGGTGTTTATGTCACACATTTTTATATTGATGACAAGATTTATCGAGGGATTACTAATGTTGGTTTAACACCAACGTTTGCTGAAGATATTCCGGCATTGACCGAGACCTTTATTTTTGATTTTAACGATGAAATTTATGATAAACTGGCAACGGTTGAATTCTTACACTATATTCGTCCGGAATTGAAGTTTGACTCAGTTGATGAGTTGATTGATAGAATGAATGATGATGCTGAATATGCACGTAAATATTTTGCTAAATAA